From a single Nostoc edaphicum CCNP1411 genomic region:
- a CDS encoding tetratricopeptide repeat protein — MHQLGILYANKGEVDQAIALFNQSLEIKERIGDVQGKAATLHQLGILYANKGEVD; from the coding sequence TTGCACCAACTGGGAATTCTCTACGCCAACAAAGGGGAAGTGGATCAAGCGATCGCACTTTTCAATCAGTCTTTGGAAATAAAAGAACGCATTGGAGATGTCCAAGGCAAAGCGGCGACGTTGCACCAACTGGGAATTCTCTACGCCAACAAAGGGGAAGTGGATTAA